The Flavobacterium johnsoniae UW101 genomic interval AATCATCTGGCTTTGGCGACAGCCAGTTTACAAATTGCTGGTTTACCCATAAATTGTAATCTGCATAATTTGACATTATCTTTTTTAAACTCATGGTTCTTAATTTTAGATTTGTTTATAAAGTTATGAAAATCACAGAATTATCTTTCCCAAAAAAAAGGTGGTTCAATGTTTAAAGCTCGTAAATATACGTATGCCTGTCCGCGGTGATGAACTTCGTTATCAATAAAATACAAGATATTTTGAATAACAGGAAATTCATACTGCCCAAAAAGATTAAAGGTTTCACTGAAATCTTCAATAGATAATTGTTCCCAATATTTATTGATTTCTTCTGTTGCCTCATCCCATTTTTCAAGATACTGCGCTTTAAAAACGAGTTTTTCTGCTCCTTCTGAAAAAGGTGCAGTTTCTTTAGTTACAATTCCTTTCAAACCCGGACCTGCAATAGCTAAAAGTTCATCAACTAATTTTGCAAAAGGACGCATACCGCCAATTGAAAACTCAAAGAAATCTTTTTCAGGAAAAAGTTCAATTAAACGACGCGTAAGTGCGCGGTGTCCCTGCCAGTGTTTTAATAAATCTTCTGAAGTAATTACTTGTGCTTCTAACGTTTTCATAATTTTTAAGTTTTTAAATTTCTACAATTCAAAATTAAAATGGGCCGGTGACAACAGTTTGTCAGCAGGAAAAAATAATTTTAAAAATATTTTCTCTGTCCTAGAAAAGCACCGCAATGCAGTGAGAAAAAAACTTAGAACCTTAGCTTCTTAGTCCCGATAGCTATCGGGATTAGTATCTTTAAAAAAAACCTTTGTACCTTTGCTCCTTACAAACTTTGGAACTCAGAAAAAATGATCGAAGATAAAAATCCGCAACGCACCAGCATATCACAATTAGGCGAGTTTGGCTTAATTGAGCATTTAACACGAAACTTTGATGTTACACAAGAATCTACTTTAAAAAGTATTGGCGACGATGCAGCTGTTCTTGATTTTAAAGACAAAAAAACCGTTATTTCAACCGATTTATTAATTGAAGGTGTTCACTTTGATCTGGCTTATATGCCTTTGAAACATTTAGGTTATAAAGCAGTTATAGTAAACCTGTCTGATATTTGCGCCATGAATGCAAAACCAACTCAAATTACAGTTTCAGTTGCTGTTTCTAATCGCTTTCCTTTGGAAGCTTTAGAAGAATTATTTGAAGGTATTACACATGCAGCAAAAGAATACAAAGTAGATGTTATTGGCGGCGATACTACCTCATCTCAAAAAGGATTAATTATAAGTATTACAGCAATTGGTGAAGCTGATGAAAATGAAATTGCTTACCGAAACGGTGCCAAACAAACCGATTTACTGGTTGTAACGGGAGATATTGGCGCAGCTTATATGGGATTACAGGTTTTAGAGCGTGAAAAACAGGTTTTTCAGGTAAATCCAAACAGTCAGCCGGATTTAGATCCTTATACGTATTTGGTCGAAAGACAATTAAAACCAGAAGCCAGAACAGATGTTCGTACACTTTTGCATGCCCTTGAAATTAAACCAACTTCAATGATTGATATTTCTGATGGTTTATCTTCAGAGATTATACATTTGTGCAAACAGTCAAAAGTGGGCTGTAATTTATATGAAGATAAACTTCCGTTAGATCCTCAGTTTATTTCGACTTGCGAAGAGTTTAATATCGACAGCACAACCGTTGCCATTAACGGCGGAGAGGACTATGAACTCCTTTTTACGATTGATATTAATGATTTTGATAAGATAAAAGGAAATCCAAACTTTTCTATCATTGGCCACATGGCAGATGAAAGCGAAGGAATTCATTTGGTAACCCGTGCTAATACTAAGATTGCTTTAAAAGCACGCGGCTGGGATGCTTTGAGTGAATAAATTCAGTCTCAGTATTCAGTCTCAGTTTATAAAACCTGATAGAATTAGATTCTGTCAGGTTTTATTTTTATGTATTTAAATCTAAGATCTACATTCGTAAATCTAAAATTTTAAAACAGCCCTTTGCTTTTGGCTTCTTTAACTAAATCGTCATCTGAGCCTGATCGCACTTTAAGGAGTTCTTTAAGGCTTACTCTTCGTTTTTCAATTTCGGTTAAAGAAATGGGGATATATTGAGGCATTTCAGATACTTCAGTACCTTTTGACAAGTGAAATAAAATTTGTTTATCAAACTCATCTATTTCTATTGAATTGTGCGGTGACTGATTGAGCATTTTAACTACTGACTGACTGTAATATTTTTGATTGTTCATTACTTTATCAAAAGCCAGAAGCAGCTCATCAAAAGTAAGGTCATTTTTAATTATCAATCCGTTTGGATTAATTGTCCTTATAATTGTTTTTATCTTGAGCAGTTCTGTGTACATTGTCAAGAGAATGATCTTGCAATATGGCATTTTTTTCATGATAAGTTTAGCAAGGTCTTCGCCAGAAAAAAGATTTTTTTCTTCGTAAGCCGGCATACTGATATCCAGAAAAGCAATTTCAAACTGCGGCGTGTTTTGATTTTCCAGCAAATCATAAGCCGATCTGCAATCATGAGCCTGTGCTATTTCAAACTCATATTCATTGGTTTTATAGCGGGTTATAGCATTTTTGTATCCTTCAATTATAAAAGGATGATCATCTACAATTAAGATGTTAGGCTTAATTAATTCCGAAATTGGGGATTTCAAATTAAATGTCATTTTTCTGCAGGTTAATTTTTTGATCAATTGGAACTTTAACTACAAGAAGTGTCCCTTCTCCTTTGGCAGATTTTATAGCTGCTGTGCCCTTACATTCTGCTGCTCTATATTCGATATTATGCAAACCTATACCATTTTTTGTACGTCTTACATTAAATCCAACTCCATCGTCAAAAATTGATAAAACCAAATGATCGATTTCACTTTTAAACTCTACTTTAATTGTATCTGCCTTGGCATATTTATTACAATTTTGAAGCGCTTCCTGAATTATTCTATATAAATTAATCTTTACAATATTGTTTACAAGCTCCCATTTTATATGCGAATCAAAAGAAGTTTCCAGTTTTGAAGGATACGTATTTTTTTGATTATCAAATAACTTATTTAAAATTACTACAAAATTATTAATTAATTCAGATTTTTCCCTATTTAAGTCATGCGAAATCTCACGTATGTCTTCTTCAATATGTTTCAGCTCGGCTAAATATTTCCTGCGTTTTTCTGCTGCTTCTGCTTCATCAATTTTATCCAAACTGTCTAAACTAATTCTAACTCCAAACATTCTGCCTAGAACTCCATCGTGTAATTCCTGGGCTACTTTTTTCTTTTCTTTAATTCGGGTTAATTCAATTTCATTCTGCTGTGAAATCATTAAATTGTAAATATCTTCATTTGCAATTTGCTGCTGCTGTTTAAAAAGCAGTTCTCTGTTTTTTGCCTGCTGCGTTTTGTAAACATAGAAAAATAAACCAATCAAAGTACAGATACTGAAAACATAAATCAGGGTTTTGTTTTTTTCCTGCAGGCTGGAATTTTGGTCTTTTATTTCGTTGGTTTCGTATTCTATACGAGAGAATTTCTCTCCCATATTTCGCTCTGCTTTAAGCATTTTATCATTAAGAAGAATGTATTCTCTGGAATATTTTGCAGCATTTTTAGGATCAACAACAGCAATTTGTTTTAATGCTTGCAGTGTATTATTTAGTTTATCTGACGAACGGGAAAGAAGTAAGGCTTGTTTGGAAAGCTGAATTGCTTTAAAAGTATCTTTTTTAAAAGCATAATATTCAGACAAATGAATTTGATTGGATATTTTAGCCATTCTCATCCCTAAACTATCCCTAATTTTCATAGATCTGTAAAACAAATCTGGAAGCCCTTCCATATTTCTGGATTTTAATTTAGAATATGCTAAATTATCCAGTAGCATGGCATATAATATTGTCTTTTCTTCAAATAGATTTTTTTCCTGTAATCCTTTTTGAAAATAAGGTATTGCCTGTTTATAATCTTTCATACGCATATAAACAAAACCTATATTATTAAATGAAGTAGCTTTTAACTGCAGATCCAATGGTATTGTTTTATCCGTAAGTGTATTAAGAGCTTTGTTTTGAAATTCTAACGCTTTACTATATTCTTCTTTTTCGTTGTTTAAAATTCCTAAAAGATTGTAACATTCATAAAGTAGATCATTTACATCTTTTTGTTCTTTTAATATACTAAGCGCCTTAAAAACAGATATTTCACTTTCAAAAAAATCTCCTTCATTATATTGTAAACTGGCTTTACTCAATAATGTTTTAGATAAATTATATTTATCATTAATCTGTAAATAAATTTTTTGCGCTTTAAAATAATTTCTAAAAGCGCTGTCTGAAACTAATTGTGCTCCGTAATAATCTCCTAAATATGTATAAGCTTTTGCAATGCTTGAAGAATCTTTAGCACTCATTGATCGTTCTAAAATCAGCTGTGATATTGTTTTATATGACTTTAAATCATTCATATTATAATATCTATTAGCCACTTTAAATAGGTTGATCCTGTTAACTGAATCATTTTTTTCATCAACGATAATTGAAAATGCTTTCTGGGCATACTTCTGCTTGAAATCATAACTCAAATTAATATCATTTGCCAGTGACAAATAAACAGGAAGACTATCCTTTTGAGAAATGATATTTTTATCTAGATGACTTTTCTTATTGCAACTAAGAAAGATCATAAAAAGAAACAATAATATTTGGCAATATCTTTTCAATACAGATTGTGAATTTCACCAAAAATACTAAAACTATAAACACAAAAAAAGCTGTCAAAAATTTGACAGCTTAAATATTTTTTGTAAATATTTTATTTCAAACTTAATCTACTTTTTTATTTGTGCCTACAGATTGGTTAATATTTGAAAAACCTAAATCATTATTCTTAACTACTAACTCACTCATTATTCTATGTGAATCCTGCTTTCTTCCGCCACCAGTTGATCCATCAACCGGAAGATCAGAACTTAATTTTTCACTTGAAATAATTGGAGCTGCAGGGTTTGCAAAAGAAGTCGCTGCTGCCACTAAAGAAAATAATCCGATTGTTAAAGCTGTTTTTTTCATGTTTTGAGGTGTTTTATTTTTTAATATTTATTTGGGGCTTAGTGATTGTTTTGGTGTCAATCACGGTGTAAAACTAAGTCCGAAATCAAAAAATATATATACGAAAAAATCAGTTTGTGGTAGATCGTACCCAATTGGTAGTCAACGGATAGCAAATCGATGTAATTACTTAATTATTAGACTTCTAAGTAATTTCCTTCAGAAAAATCGCTGATAATTAAATCAACATTTGATTTGTAAGTTTTCGAAAAAGGAATCTTTTTCGATGAGTTTTTTATGTAACATATTGAGTTTCCGTTATGAATCCTCGCAATGTAATTTCGATTGATAATATAACTATTATGAATTCTGACAAAAGGATACGATAAAACATGCTCAAAATGTTTTAAAGTTTTAAAGGCCGTTATCATTTCTCCCGAATTTAAATAAATATCCGTCGAGTTATTATCTGCCTGAAAATAGCTGATATCATCTGCATTTATATAACGATGATCGCCATATGATTTGATACAGATTATGAGCGGTTTTTCGACTATTTGACGCACTTTTGCATCAGATGTTACAACTAGAGGAATTTCTTTCTTAAAATCACCCGATTTTGCTTCTTCCGGCAGACGGTTTAATTTTAAAATGGTTTTTAATAATTCGGCCGTAACGAGCGGTTTTAATATATAGTCGAAAACACCATATTTTATAGCTTCAAATGCTGCATCTTTTTTAGACGTTAAAACAACAATCCGGGGCAGTACATTTAAAAAACGATGAAGTTCGTTAATAAACAAAAGCGATAAATTGCTTGAGGATTTTTTAGGATCTATTTCTAAAAATACAAGTGAAGGTTTGTATTCTAAAACCAAATTTAAACCGTCCTGATAATTCACTGCGGATGCCAGAAACAATAGTTCCGAAAAACCTTCTGCAATTGTTTGGGTTTTCGAAATACTATCTGCGTCATCATCAATAATTATATACGAATACTTTTTCAATTTAGGTTCTATTGACTTTTTACGAATATAAGAGAGTTCTTGTATTTTTTATATATTTTTTTTCTCTATTCTTATAAAAAATAAATCTGGCTCTTTTATTCGTAATTAAAATTACAATTTAAAAGCACCTAACAATTTCATTGTTAATAGATTATATTCAAATGTTAACACAAAAGGACGAAATACAGAATTTATCGATTAAATACATCTTTTTATAATAAAAAAATCCCAAACTCCTTTTAAGGAATTTGGGATTTGTATATCGTAATATTTTAAAATTACATTTTCATCAGCCAGTTTTTCATCGAAACTTCGTTTTCAATAATACCTCTTAATTCAGATATTTTTACACGATCTTGTTTCATAGTATCTCTATGACGAATTGTTACCGTTTCGTCTTCCAGAGTTTGATGATCTACTGTAATACAGAATGGTGTACCTAATGCATCTTGTCTTCTGTAACGACGTCCTACTGCATCTTTCTCATCATAAGAAACATTGAAATCCCATTTTAAGTCTTCAATAATCTTCTTTGAGATTTCTGGTAATCCATCTTTCTTAACTAATGGTAAAACTGCTGCTTTTGTCGGCGCTAAAACTGCAGGTAATTTTAGAACTGTTCTTTCAGAACCGTCTTCTAAAGTTTCTTCTTGTAATGAAGTAGCAAAAACTGCCAGGAACATACGATCTAAACCTACAGATGTTTCAACTACGTATGGCACATAGTTTTCGTTTAATTCCGGATCGAAATATTGTAATTTTCTTCCTGAATATTGTTCATGTGCTTTTAAGTCAAAATCAGTACGAGAGTGAATTCCTTCTAATTCTTTGAAACCAAATGGAAAATTAAACTCGATATCTGCTGCTGCATTTGCGTAATGTGCTAGTTTTTCGTGATCATGAAAACGGTAATTCTCTTTTCCTAATCCTAAAGATAAATGCCAGTTCAAACGCGTTTGTTTCCAGTGTTCGTACCATTGCATTTCTTCTCCCGGACGTACAAAAAACTGCATTTCCATTTGTTCAAATTCACGCATACGGAAAATAAATTGTCTTGCAACAATTTCATTTCTAAAAGCTTTACCTGTTTGAGCAATTCCAAAAGGAACTTTCATACGGCCAGATTTCTGAACATTTAAAAAGTTTACGAAAATACCCTGTGCTGTTTCAGGACGTAAATAAAGATCCATTGCATTTTCTGCAGAAGCTCCTAATTTAGTTCCAAACATTAAGTTGAACTGTTTTACATCTGTCCAGTTTCTTGAACCGGTTTCTGGATCAGCAATTTCAAGTTCTTCGATCAAAGCTTTTACATCTTCAAGATCTCCGTTTCCTAAAGAACGTCCTAAACGCTCTCTGATTTCTTTTTCTCTGGCCAAATATTCAACTACACGGGCATTTGTTGTAATAAATTCCTGTTCGTTAAATGCATCACCAAAACGAGCTTTTGCTTTGTCAATTTCTTTTTGCGCTTTTTGATGAATTTTTTCAGCAAAATCTTCAACTAAAACGTCTGCTCTATATCTTTTTTTAGAATCTTTATTATCAATTAACGGATCATTGAAGGCGTCAACGTGGCCTGAAGCTTTCCAGGTTGTTGGATGCATTAATATTGCAGCATCAAGGCCCACAATATTTTCATTCATCTGAACCATTGATTTCCACCAATATTCACGGATATTCTTTTTTAATTCGACACCGTTTTGTGCATAATCATATACTGCACTTAAACCGTCGTACACTTCGCTTGACGGAAAAATAAATCCGTACTCTTTTGCGTGCGAAACCACATTCTTAAATATATCTTCTTGTTTTGCCATAGTAATGCAAAAATATAAAAAGTAGTTATAAAAAAAAGAAAAATAAAAAAGATTGAAGGCCTATTTTGGCTATTTTTGTAACTAAATTCTTTCTATTTGTGTTTAATTTTATTATTGATCTCTTTTTTCCTAAAGTCTGCTCCGGATGCCACTCTGTTTTAATGACTAATGAAACGGTTTTATGTACAAATTGCAGGCATGAAATGCCTTTAACGCAATATCATCTTGATCCAGATAATCAGGCTGTCAAAAAATTCTACGGCAAGGTCGAAGTCGAACATGTATCTGCCTTTTTATACTTTAATAAACAAGGCATTGTTCAGGAACTCATCCATAATTTAAAATATAAAGGGCACGAAGAAATTGGAACAGTTTTGGGCAATTGGCATGCAGAAGATTTAAAGGAACTAAAACTCAAAAATCCGTTTGATGTTATAATTCCTGTACCGCTTCATCCCAGAAAATTTAAAGAAAGAGGTTATAATCAGGTTACAACATTTGGAAAAGCTTTATCTGAAACCTTAAAAATTCCTTTTG includes:
- a CDS encoding LytR/AlgR family response regulator transcription factor, with the protein product MKKYSYIIIDDDADSISKTQTIAEGFSELLFLASAVNYQDGLNLVLEYKPSLVFLEIDPKKSSSNLSLLFINELHRFLNVLPRIVVLTSKKDAAFEAIKYGVFDYILKPLVTAELLKTILKLNRLPEEAKSGDFKKEIPLVVTSDAKVRQIVEKPLIICIKSYGDHRYINADDISYFQADNNSTDIYLNSGEMITAFKTLKHFEHVLSYPFVRIHNSYIINRNYIARIHNGNSICYIKNSSKKIPFSKTYKSNVDLIISDFSEGNYLEV
- the thiL gene encoding thiamine-phosphate kinase; translated protein: MIEDKNPQRTSISQLGEFGLIEHLTRNFDVTQESTLKSIGDDAAVLDFKDKKTVISTDLLIEGVHFDLAYMPLKHLGYKAVIVNLSDICAMNAKPTQITVSVAVSNRFPLEALEELFEGITHAAKEYKVDVIGGDTTSSQKGLIISITAIGEADENEIAYRNGAKQTDLLVVTGDIGAAYMGLQVLEREKQVFQVNPNSQPDLDPYTYLVERQLKPEARTDVRTLLHALEIKPTSMIDISDGLSSEIIHLCKQSKVGCNLYEDKLPLDPQFISTCEEFNIDSTTVAINGGEDYELLFTIDINDFDKIKGNPNFSIIGHMADESEGIHLVTRANTKIALKARGWDALSE
- a CDS encoding response regulator → MTFNLKSPISELIKPNILIVDDHPFIIEGYKNAITRYKTNEYEFEIAQAHDCRSAYDLLENQNTPQFEIAFLDISMPAYEEKNLFSGEDLAKLIMKKMPYCKIILLTMYTELLKIKTIIRTINPNGLIIKNDLTFDELLLAFDKVMNNQKYYSQSVVKMLNQSPHNSIEIDEFDKQILFHLSKGTEVSEMPQYIPISLTEIEKRRVSLKELLKVRSGSDDDLVKEAKSKGLF
- a CDS encoding DinB family protein, which gives rise to MKTLEAQVITSEDLLKHWQGHRALTRRLIELFPEKDFFEFSIGGMRPFAKLVDELLAIAGPGLKGIVTKETAPFSEGAEKLVFKAQYLEKWDEATEEINKYWEQLSIEDFSETFNLFGQYEFPVIQNILYFIDNEVHHRGQAYVYLRALNIEPPFFWER
- a CDS encoding glycine--tRNA ligase, which codes for MAKQEDIFKNVVSHAKEYGFIFPSSEVYDGLSAVYDYAQNGVELKKNIREYWWKSMVQMNENIVGLDAAILMHPTTWKASGHVDAFNDPLIDNKDSKKRYRADVLVEDFAEKIHQKAQKEIDKAKARFGDAFNEQEFITTNARVVEYLAREKEIRERLGRSLGNGDLEDVKALIEELEIADPETGSRNWTDVKQFNLMFGTKLGASAENAMDLYLRPETAQGIFVNFLNVQKSGRMKVPFGIAQTGKAFRNEIVARQFIFRMREFEQMEMQFFVRPGEEMQWYEHWKQTRLNWHLSLGLGKENYRFHDHEKLAHYANAAADIEFNFPFGFKELEGIHSRTDFDLKAHEQYSGRKLQYFDPELNENYVPYVVETSVGLDRMFLAVFATSLQEETLEDGSERTVLKLPAVLAPTKAAVLPLVKKDGLPEISKKIIEDLKWDFNVSYDEKDAVGRRYRRQDALGTPFCITVDHQTLEDETVTIRHRDTMKQDRVKISELRGIIENEVSMKNWLMKM
- a CDS encoding ComF family protein, whose product is MTNETVLCTNCRHEMPLTQYHLDPDNQAVKKFYGKVEVEHVSAFLYFNKQGIVQELIHNLKYKGHEEIGTVLGNWHAEDLKELKLKNPFDVIIPVPLHPRKFKERGYNQVTTFGKALSETLKIPFDNSILYRKKYSKTQSKKNLLGRSENIENSFDVHLSKENQNKHFLIVDDVLTTGATLEACSRALLKIPGARISIVCMAMANS
- a CDS encoding tetratricopeptide repeat-containing sensor histidine kinase, which codes for MIFLSCNKKSHLDKNIISQKDSLPVYLSLANDINLSYDFKQKYAQKAFSIIVDEKNDSVNRINLFKVANRYYNMNDLKSYKTISQLILERSMSAKDSSSIAKAYTYLGDYYGAQLVSDSAFRNYFKAQKIYLQINDKYNLSKTLLSKASLQYNEGDFFESEISVFKALSILKEQKDVNDLLYECYNLLGILNNEKEEYSKALEFQNKALNTLTDKTIPLDLQLKATSFNNIGFVYMRMKDYKQAIPYFQKGLQEKNLFEEKTILYAMLLDNLAYSKLKSRNMEGLPDLFYRSMKIRDSLGMRMAKISNQIHLSEYYAFKKDTFKAIQLSKQALLLSRSSDKLNNTLQALKQIAVVDPKNAAKYSREYILLNDKMLKAERNMGEKFSRIEYETNEIKDQNSSLQEKNKTLIYVFSICTLIGLFFYVYKTQQAKNRELLFKQQQQIANEDIYNLMISQQNEIELTRIKEKKKVAQELHDGVLGRMFGVRISLDSLDKIDEAEAAEKRRKYLAELKHIEEDIREISHDLNREKSELINNFVVILNKLFDNQKNTYPSKLETSFDSHIKWELVNNIVKINLYRIIQEALQNCNKYAKADTIKVEFKSEIDHLVLSIFDDGVGFNVRRTKNGIGLHNIEYRAAECKGTAAIKSAKGEGTLLVVKVPIDQKINLQKNDI